The DNA region CATCACCACCTTCAGTTTCAGGATTCATAAGATAACAACAAAGACAAAAAACAACATTTCTTAATATACTATATTCTAgccaattattatataatatatgagcatctttatttgttttatttattatttctttaaatAAAGTTAGTAAATTCCTTATTCTTAATTGAGACTTTAATGCTTTAATCAATGTTTTTTAGAATTGTTTTGAACTCTTTTGatatagaaaatttttgaaagaaatctAGCAAGAACAAAGATGGAGATAAGCAAGCAACCATAGAACAAAAGAGCAAGGCATAGAGGGAACAAACAGAGGAGCTCTTGAACCAAGCAAAGCACCATGCATTATATTTGGGCATCCATGCGTATAACACATGGCTTGATGCAACTTCTAGTGATCAACTCCTTCCATGCGTTATATTTGACCATTATGCAGGACGGATCTAAAAATTTAATAGAGgagatgaaaattaaaatattatataataatttaatattatttatttattaatatatataattataattaataattttattaaaaatactaataagtaCTTGTTACATAAAAAAGTTTATCttagttcttatattttttttattttgaattcaataaaatataaaaattatctattttttattagcatattttgttaaatattattatgacggtaaattatatttttatgcttcatatcataaaaaatactataaaataatataaataagttgttctaataattttgttatatgcatttaaaatatattcatgaataaaatatataaaatataattattttaataaatttaattaatatgtatgttattaatataatatcatgagaaaaataaataaatttaaaattatttactttcattatgtattataatatataaagatttttttagttattataaatattaaagtatttttatatgataataggtggaaaataaaaaaaatatttaaaaagagaaaaaaggttTAAATgtttaaagatttgaaaatttatttaatcgaAAAGTGATtggcaataatatttttttcaatttgaaaattattacttgtttttgagtttactaatttaattatttagctAAGATAATTACTTgctctattttttaaataaaattatataatatataattatataaaattatatatttgagCACTCTGCGTATAATGCATGGCTTGATGCAACCTCCAGTAGCCAACTCTATCCATGCGTTATACTTGAGCAGCATGCATAATATACGCATGCGTTTGGAGCACCTCCATTGGCCACTTCTCAAGTCATGTGTTTTACTTGCTTCCCTTGCATATAACGCATGGCTTGGGCTATCATCCAGGGACTTCACAATTCTTCACTAATATCTCCAACTTCAAGAGTTTGCTTTGTTGATTCAAGATTAAGTTTTAAACTCATGATTTCAACTAAGCAAGGCATCAAGTTCTAaatttcaattgtaatgagaatcactaaaaaaaaaagatttgatttgaattagatttgattctgttttgatttagtttgaatttgaatttcaggTTTAGGTTTTAAATAAGTTAAAGGACTTAGTCCACGAATAACACATCACGTTTTACACTTTACCACACTTTACAGTTTTATTTTCATTCCactatgagcaactaatctcCTTTATTAAGATTAGGAGTTCTGTTTATcttttttatagattattaatctaagtgttTTTCTTTATTTGAGATTTATGTTTTGATCTATTTCATAATTGAGTTTTCATTTTTCATCCTTAAAGATTTAGAATTGTTGGAAAACGTTCTAACTCTTCTTTGGATTCTAAATATTGTTTTGTAAAAAGTAATATTGGAATTAGTTTGAAAATTCTTTCTCACTACTTTTTTATCTAACCAGGAATAGTGTTTCAAAGAGTGTGCGACGCTTTATGATTTTCAGTTGCTCTagtttgaataagtgacataaaatttgaaataaaaaacttTTGGAAATTATTCTTTCTTATAAGTTTCAATCGTTTATGACTAGTTTGGATAagtgatatataattcaagctAAGGactattttttaatcttatttgaaACTATAAATCAGATTTGTGTTTCacctcttttcttaaataatagaCTAAGGAATTAgtaattaattaggttaaagagaaattgaattgccaatgaattgaaatttgattatttatgatttGTCGTGATTAATCTCTGCATGcctcaaataaataaatacaaggaTTGTTAGGAGTGAACATCTCTGGAACCTTAACATTCTCACCATCATTGTCTTCCCTCATTGTTTGCTATTTTTATTTGCCTCTGTTCACGTTTAATTCTTTCATTCCTCTGATCTTAATTTGTCTAATTAGAATAGTCaattaatcattgttgcttaatccattaattctTGTGGAAATGATAACCtactcaccgtggtattacttgatacgattcgATGCATTTGTCGAGTTGTGGTTTTGAAAAATTCTGCATCACCATAGTCATCAAACCAATTAAGATTAAATCTTCGAAAAGAAGAACCACAAGCAGTTTGcgaaaaatcatgagtacttagtTGACAAGGACCTTTTTGCAAATATGTACATCTAACTTTGTCTATGTTATTCAGATGATAACTTGAAATCTTTGGTCGTTGTCCTGGATCTGTTATAAGACTCTACTTCGGATTCTAAAAACCTCCTTTTGTTAGAAGATGTCGATGAATTGTTTTGAGATTGAATCTCCAatgatatttttttgtaatatttctccattactaataggataaaattataaatctaagttaattgattaatataaataattcacaattctatacaaatttaaaaGTACAGTATAACGTTATAAATACAAAACTGACAAACATGAGACATTCAAATTAATTTCCAACCGCAACAAATAATaatatcctttttttttaaacaagaGAGCTCAACACAATAAGTGGAGCAAGATCATCAACAAACaaatagaaaagttaaaaaaaattacaaagaaaCTCATCAACTATTTTTTGTGCTCCTCCTTCTTATAGTGTACTCCTAAATTCCTAATTCAAAATAAGTCAATACACAAACAATTAACAGACAGATTAATGAAACCAAATTAGCAATTACATCGTCAGAACAAATTCAATCACAACTAACAAACCAGCTATATCAATTATAAAACAATGAAGCAAATAAGCAATGAAGCAAGCAGATCAATGATTCAGTATTTCAGACTTTTTGTGAATCATGAATGTACCAAGAGTCCAAGACTCCAAGAGGCAGCAGGACAAAGGCTGAACTGCTAAAGACTGAAGAGTAAAGAGGATCGCAGAAGAAGGCATAACCAGAAGAGGAACGCAAAAGAGGAGCACAGAAGAAGACAGAACCAGAGTACCAGACAACCAGTGACGCAGAAGAGAAATGTTGAAGAAGATAGAACTAGACGTCGAAGGAACACAGAACCACACAACCAGTGACGCAGAAGAGGAACGCAGAAGAAGGCAGAACCAGAACGGCGATGCAAGGAAAAACCGCGTGTCGGACGAGTATCGATGAGTGTCGTAttcgaaatgtgtccgacacacgAACATGGCAAAACAGAAAAGTGTCCGTACTTCATAGGTTGTAAACTTACATTGTTTTCAAAGTATCCCAACTTTTCATAACTCATATCATATGAACTAAGAATTGAAtctcagatttcaatttcatagAATTGGTATGTGGAATTATAATTCCAATTCTATGTTACCCCgaacataaaaaaaatactaaattaatggACCCAATTCCAATTCAAAGCTCTAATTTCATACACAATTTCATAAACAATTTGCATTTGTCAGACATAAAATATACCTATTTCGTACAATATATATGTATGATGCAGTTAACACTCAAATTGCCCTAAAATTTGCCAAGAGTCTTAAATTGAccctttaaattttttattgtctcAATTCAAGGGCCAACTTTAGGCTCGGGAAAAATTCCAGGAGCTAATTTGAGTACTAACTCATGTATGATGATAGTATTATCATTACCATACCAAAGGGTAATTCTGAATGCTCTCAAGcacaaaaattatataaagataagaacattTGTACAATTAAATCAAGGGGGGAAATTGGCATAAATACAGATCTAAAAATATTTCTTGGCCAAGGCTACAGTGCACCAAAATAAGTATGGTGTACAACAGATTATTAGTTAGATCCAATGGTTAACACATCTCTAGACTTGCATATTCACCATTAGATCTAGTGGTACACCATACTTATTTAGGTGTACCACAGACAGGTTACCATATTCATTTACTCATACTTCTATAATGCTCTAATATCATAGAAGGGTACCAGAACCTTTATAAAATTTGGAACACTTATCAGATTGGAATCCAAAAAGGAAaagctgaaaaaaaaaataaggttaCTCTAGCGAATTGATGAGGTCTTCAAAATTGAAAACCAGCCAATCAGCTTTTGTAGCAACAGCTTCTCGAAGTTGAACACCGGCATAGCAAATGAACAAGTCAGCGCCACCTGGTCTACGAGCCTAAAcgtgataaaaaaaatcaaatattacatTTGATATGAAATAAGAATTAAGCTTGACTATACAAACtgataaaaggaagagaatattATCATTACAATTTTATATTTACAGATTAGAAGTTTATGGAGAATTGAAGTCATTCCACCAATGACACAATGAAATTCACCAAAAATATAACTAGCATCCACACTTCAACATCACGATTGGTTTTTGAGCGAAATGTACAACTTTTTTGGTGTAATAGGAAATTGCAAAGGATATAAACTAGAAACAATTTATCATAAGCAAAAACATTAGTTAATTCAACATATTCTCGAGTCTAATCATGAAAACCATAATTAGAAACAAGGTATTTGATCAAACAAGCAGCAAGTATTACGGAAGGTTTCTTTTCTTACCTCAAGATCAGTTGCACCATCCCCAATCATAGCTAATGCCTTGTATCCATGAGCCTGATGAAAATATTTTGATCAGATTTTACAAGAAACAAAATAATTGAAATTCACATGCAAGTGCAAGCCTAACCTTCCTCAGTTGTTGTACTGCAGTAGCTTTGCCACCACTTCTTGAAGTAGGTTCATTTGCATCAAAACCCAGAAACTCTCCAGAGCTTCCAAAAAGTAGTTGATTGGCAAAAATGTTCTCTTTTGGTATCCCGAGAATCGATGCAACAGGCTTCATAAGAAACACAATaatatttagaaagaaaaatatcATTTGCAATTCCTGATTAAATGGAAGAACTAGTTTTTTCTCTGTTATAtagtttttatgtttttcgaTGGAATGCTAGTAATAGTTTTGAAATacttcatattttattttcaaatgcaACAGTTAAAGGAAATTTATCCAAGTTCACAATATAATTATAGTAACCAATATGGATTAGAAAACCCAtgaaagtactactattttccataCATTGATCATTTGACGAAAGCCTCCAGATATCAAATATACATCCATGTGATTGGCCTTCAGCTTCTGGACTAATTCTTGAATGCCAGGGGAAAGCCTGCGTATTAATTAGTAGAATTGTTTCAACAAGGAGAAAAGAGGATACCCAGTTGAACTTTGGTGATGCAGATAAACCTTATCTTTCGTCAAAGTTTAGGCTAGTCATATCAAGGGGTAAATCCAtggtatttcttcttttttttttttccctcaatAACATTCATTAAATGGTAAACTATGATTTCAACATAAaggaatatatattatttttgttctagAATCTAGATACTATGCAGCATTTCCTGTTGaggcatgaaaataaaatatatcttaaaaCGGCATCAGATGGAAAAATACATCATTTCTTGGATTGGTTACTGCCATAGTCAAGACCATCCTTGGTTAGAGTGACTATTCTCTCTAGATTATACGTCAGTCTTTAACCCTACACCTTCTCCTGATCTATCTGTCTCAGATGGGCACAGAAAACCGGGTAGTACGTATTTGATACTCTACTCTCTCTGTGTTTAACCCATTTATCAAATGCACTACTACATgtaaactaataattaataaatatgccTACACCTCATCATAATGAAATTCTTTTTTATCCAAAAACTGCAGAGCATTGAAGAAGAAAACGATATTGAGTTAAGGTCTTTTCCATACTAGCATATCGATAATGTTTCATATaaaatgaatgattcattcaattTGTAAGGCAAAGAATGATTAAGATTATTCAAAGCAAATGAAGATATAGGAAGTTAACTGGTTAAGAATGTAAAATCAGTTCTATCCAATAATTGCCAAAGATGGTTAAGAAAAAGTAGTTAGTAATACCGTGGGGGCCTTTGCTCAAGAAAATTCTGAACCTGAGATATAGAGGGATTGAACAATTTCAGTCTAGCAGCCAAGGCTTCCTCAAAAGGGACAGAACCCCCCATAGCTCTGCAAAAATTTAACACTTAATCAGAAATCACAAACAAATATTCCTTGATACCCTATTTATCTGTTACTGCAACATCTTTGTACCACTTTGAATCCTTTTATCGAATGCACTGATCCAAAGATGTACCAGAAAGTAACGATGACTAGTAAATGGATTCAGAGAGAGCATAAAATAACCAAAgatgaaatcttttaaaaataactCTAAACTAAAATAATCCAACCTAGCAGTCCATTCAGCAACGGCCTTTCCAGCACCACAGAACTCAGCAAGCTCGTCAATACCTTCATCCAAGCAGACGGTGCTATCGACATCAAAGCACACAGCACTACACTTTCTCCAAAGATCAAGAGTTTCTACAATTTTTGAGAATCCCATCCACATTATTATGATTGCACAATTCATTAAAGCTAAGAATTTGTACACAATGATTAAAGACACTCAAATCGACATATAGTGATTACAGTTCAAATAAGTATGGACAAATTTCTTGACACTGTTAGAGAAAGCAGTAATGTCAATTCAAGGCCTGCATGCGAGATACCTAAACTTATTAACAATGACACCTACATTCTCATACTAACTGTGCATTATGTAAATCATAATTCTCAAATAACAGAACTGGAAATCAAATAACATGACTATGTGTAAATCATAATTCTCAAATAAAAGAACTGGAAATCAAATAACATGACTATGCCAATGAGAATATGAAGTAATGATTATAAATTCATAATATTAGATCCTAATTCTGGAAAAATGGACTGAAAGGATAGTCTTCATCAAATCAGTAACGAATCACCATAACAGAGACATAGCCTATTTGTAACCTTTGGAAGGAATAGTGTTCTCAAAATGGCCCACTTTAGCTCCACCAACAGAGGAAGCAGCAGCTACAACAACCATTGGCGAAGAATGCTTCACGATCTCAACACCAATCCCAGAGGCAATGTTGTTCCTCTTCTTCAGATGCAGCGTCG from Arachis hypogaea cultivar Tifrunner chromosome 10, arahy.Tifrunner.gnm2.J5K5, whole genome shotgun sequence includes:
- the LOC112716287 gene encoding phosphoserine phosphatase, chloroplastic, which encodes MEGLVSSGINPVCVFCCKKHQSLFVPSSTLHLKKRNNIASGIGVEIVKHSSPMVVVAAASSVGGAKVGHFENTIPSKETLDLWRKCSAVCFDVDSTVCLDEGIDELAEFCGAGKAVAEWTARAMGGSVPFEEALAARLKLFNPSISQVQNFLEQRPPRLSPGIQELVQKLKANHMDVYLISGGFRQMINPVASILGIPKENIFANQLLFGSSGEFLGFDANEPTSRSGGKATAVQQLRKAHGYKALAMIGDGATDLEARRPGGADLFICYAGVQLREAVATKADWLVFNFEDLINSLE